The following are encoded in a window of Vespula pensylvanica isolate Volc-1 chromosome 2, ASM1446617v1, whole genome shotgun sequence genomic DNA:
- the LOC122627109 gene encoding serine-rich adhesin for platelets, with amino-acid sequence MYEATSYLLLRVCLGAILLVFAGGVTTSSVSEKFIELSNKNGDLESSSLVVANPVKVNQKEEEENGGDLKAKGLKLSDFEDEDRKKKGSKEEKTEEEKEEKTQTTISTVINETDGDIVEDTETISSIATTTIESTSSSPFLDNELGSFDRMEKLNVDKYVEEGKNVDNIKNVSMNFNETKSTTIIPVPTLPVVSSSSMSNVIAEKELLESSKINLSIATTTRDASIYENTIGRKDSEKKLIVTEPSVVLENSIQQSGAFESSYKTVNNSTIESTSSLSLSSSSSSSSSSSSSSSSTSTESSSIGTLTIGTLTTETSFPYVQSESDDPNDLTGNGITESTNSNTIVSMTTTVPVDSSMLDTKTTDTPTSKSTLTDDYYSTLGTGIDNDFSTETTIESSDQSSVNPTTSSSSYSGNTVEYKFVTLTENNRNSFTTTTLAIEETLSIDHEQTDINISNNVSDSKESTRSFSEIASWPRSTSVERTLPVTPSPNAIITSSTIRSTLSSTENNMMTSVESTTENLDATPLVNVVTLDLPSSTFVTTFPDDKLLGDKKSVDVGIPTTTVATILEALPSDEITSLVRIILESNRHNVCPRLEELRQFLADILSKGLDKVILAKQVRFHKNPCTESDNSKDNSSSEESFFTIYVYVVNENGRFDAAMTKILPNFYKSSVSNFPITIHSLVLVQEIDSSNAIAVVVVSSVAFICLLLLAGLLFVMRKRQTRFNYGERCRPVSLDAYSLDSVSAYNSVRRKGVARSSKRSYGNPAFEDSTAVPSHPLNFTGLTSFSNDVDAINEEFLSIPQVSAKMDELPLGAEVKNRYANVIPLPESRVPLKKLNDDPLSEYINASYVRGPKNATKYYIACQAPLDTTVTDFWRMIWEQQSKVIIMLTDLFENGVEKCTEYIPPSEVTDCHRLYGDFQVTLKKRETKEKYAISTLHLKNLENNTFREVYHIWYLWPASGVQTDGAGLIAVLLEGRALQRGGPGPIVVHCSPGTGRTGTLIALDLGIRQYEITRTVDVPRVVYTIRRDRAGAVQTKEQYAFIYKALNLYATKLAGGMLEST; translated from the exons atgTACGAAGCAACGTCGTATTTGTTGCTGAGAGTATGTTTAG GAGCTATTTTATTGGTCTTCGCTGGTGGAGTGACAACATCGAGCGTGTCAGAAAAGTTTATTGAACTATCGAATAAGAATGGCGATTTGGAATCATCGTCATTGGTTGTAGCTAATCCAGTTAAAGTcaatcaaaaagaagaagaagaaaatggcgGTGATTTGAAAGCAAAAGGTTTGAAATTATCCGATTTCGAGGATGAAGATCGTAAGAAGAAAggatcgaaagaagagaaaacagaagaagaaaaagaagaaaaaacgcaAACGACGATTTCTACGGTAATTAACGAAACTGATGGTGACATAGTTGAAGATACAGAAACTATTAGCAGTATCGCAACGACAACGATCGAGTCTACTTCGTCATCTCCATTTTTGGACAATGAATTAggctcgttcgatcgaatggaAAAGCTAAACGTAGATAAATACGTCGAGGAAGGGAAAAATGtagacaatataaaaaatgtctcGATGAATTTCAACGAAACTAAATCAACAACGATTATTCCAGTACCAACGTTACCTGTTGTGTCATCATCGTCCATGTCCAACGTAATTGCCGAAAAGGAATTATTGGAGTCGAGTAAAATTAATCTAAGCATTGCTACGACAACAAGAGACGCATCGATTTACGAGAACACGATTGGTCGAAAGGATTCTGAAAAAAAGCTGATAGTAACCGAGCCTTCGGTTGTTTTAGAGAATAGTATTCAACAATCAGGAGCATTCGAAAGTAGTTATAAAACTGTAAATAATTCAACAATCGAGTCTACCAGTTCGTTATCTTTGTcaagcagcagtagcagcagcagcagcagcagcagcagcagcagcagtacaTCGACCGAATCTTCATCTATTGGAACTCTCACAATTGGGACTCTAACAACAGAAACATCGTTTCCTTACGTTCAATCGGAGAGCGATGATCCTAACGATTTAACAGGAAACGGTATAACTGAAAGTACTAATTCAAATACAATCGTATCAATGACCACTACTGTCCCCGTTGATTCCTCCATGTTAGATACGAAAACTACCGACACTCCAACTAGCAAATCAACTCTTACAGATGATTATTATTCGACTCTTGGTACTGGTATCGATAACGATTTTTCTACGGAAACTACAATCGAATCCTCTGATCAATCTTCCGTTAATCCAACGACTAGTTCCTCGTCTTATTCCGGTAATACTGTTGAATACAAATTTGTTACATTAAcggaaaataatagaaactcTTTCACAACGACAACCTTGGCTATCGAAGAGACGTTGTCTATAGATCATGAACAGACTGATATCAACATTAGTAACAATGTCTCCGATTCGAAAGAAAGTACAAGAAGTTTTTCAGAAATTGCATCGTGGCCTAGATCGACTTCGGTTGAACGTACTTTACCTGTTACACCTTCGCCAAACGCGATTATCACTAGCAGTACGATTAGAAGTACACTTAGCAGTACAGAAAACAACATGATGACCAGTGTTGAAAGTACTACTGAGAATTTAGACGCAACGCCACTCGTAAACGTTGTTACTTTAGATCTTCCAAGTAGTACCTTTGTTACAACGTTCCCTGACGACAAGTTACTAGGTGATAAGAAATCTGTTGATGTAGGCATCCCTACAACTACTGTTGCCACCATCTTGGAAGCATTACCATCAGACGAAATTACATCTCTGGTTAGAATAATACTTGAGAGTAATAGACACAACGTTTGTCCACGTCTCGAAGAACTTCGACAATTTCTTGCTGATATCTTGTCTAAAGGTTTGGATAA AGTCATTCTGGCGAAACAAGTTAGATTTCATAAAAACCCATGTACCGAATCGGATAACTCAAAAGATAATTCATCGTCcgaagaatctttttttaccATATACGTTTACGTCGTTAATGAAAATGGTAGATTCGATGCCGCGATGACTAAGATCTTACCAAATTTCTACAAATCGTCTGTATCAAATTTTCCAATAACC ATACACAGTCTTGTCCTAGTACAGGAAATAGATTCTAGCAACGCAATAGCTGTCGTTGTGGTTTCGTCAGTAGCATTCATCTGTCTACTTCTTCTTGCTGGCCTTCTG TTCGTtatgagaaaaagacaaacgaGATTCAATTATGGCGAACGATGTCGACCTGTATCTTTGGATGCCTATAGTTTGGACAGTGTATCTGCTTATAACAGTGTTAGGCGAAAAGGCGTTGCTAGATCATCCAAAAGAAGTTATGGTAATCCTGCTTTTGAAGATTCA ACTGCAGTTCCATCTCACCCATTGAATTTCACTGGACTTACTTCTTTCTCAAACGACGTTGATGCCATTAACGAAGAATTTTTAAGTATACCCCAAGTTTCCGCTAAGATGGACGAACTTCCTTTGGGTGCTGAAGTGAAGAATAGATATGCGAATGTAATACCACTTCCAGAAAGTAGAGTACCGTTGAAAAAACTCAACGATGATCCTCTTTCGGAATACATTAATGCCAGTTACGTTCGA GGTCCTAAAAATGcgacaaaatattatattgcttGTCAAGCACCTTTGGATACAACCGTCACTGATTTTTGGCGTATGATTTGGGAACAACAATCTAAAGTGATCATTATGTTGACTGATCTTTTTGAAAACGGGGTTGAAAAGTGTACCGAATATATACCACCTTCCGAAGTGACCGATTGTCATAGATTGTACGGTGATTTTCAAGTGACgttaaagaaacgagaaaccaAAGAGAAATATGCTATATCGACGTTACACTTGAAA aatttagaaaataatacgttCAGAGAAGTATACCATATTTGGTACTTATGGCCAGCCAGTGGCGTCCAAACGGACGGTGCAGGACTTATTGCTGTACTTCTCGAAGGCAGAGCCCTTCAAAGAGGTGGTCCAGGTCCTATAGTGGTCCATTGTAGTCCTGGTACAGGTCGTACCGGGACATTGATAGCATTGGACTTGGGAATTAGGCAGTATGAAATTACACGAACGGTAGATGTCCCAAGAGTGGTTTATACgataagaagagatagagCTGGGGCTGTGCAAACTAAAGAACAGtatgcttttatatataag gCCTTGAATTTATATGCAACCAAACTTGCTGGAGGTATGCTGGAATCAACATAA